One Streptomyces sp. NBC_00554 DNA segment encodes these proteins:
- a CDS encoding flavin-containing monooxygenase, translating into MADSTASSTPHPVPSHEDRPVYVIGGGPGGLAAAYALRAQGVRAVVLEKSERVGASWRRHYDRLHLHTTRRLSSLPGLTMPRAFGRWVSRDNVVRYLEKYAEFHQLEIVTGVEVSRIEPAPGGDGWLLHATGGRELTGSAVVVATGYNHTPHIPDWPGRDSYTGELLHAGDYRNPAPYTGRDVLVVGIGNTGAEIAVDLIEGGASRVRLSVRTAPHIVRRSTAGWAAQFTGIAVRRLPVGLVDRLAGPMAKLSVPDLSEKGLPRPDTGLYSRVNEGSIPVQDVGLIDAVRKGRVEVVAAVDGFEDGKVALADGDRIGPDVVIAATGYQRALEGLVGHLGVLDERGRPVVHGARTPRNAPGLYFSGFTNPISGMFREMSIDAEKIAKAVARHAPTRKPSSAAR; encoded by the coding sequence ATGGCCGACTCCACTGCTTCCTCGACGCCCCACCCGGTGCCGTCCCACGAAGACCGCCCCGTGTACGTCATCGGCGGCGGCCCCGGCGGACTCGCCGCGGCGTACGCGCTGCGCGCGCAGGGCGTGCGCGCCGTCGTGCTGGAGAAGTCCGAGCGCGTCGGGGCATCCTGGCGGCGCCACTACGACCGGCTGCACCTGCACACCACCCGGCGACTGTCCTCGCTGCCGGGGCTGACGATGCCGCGCGCGTTCGGGCGGTGGGTGTCGCGGGACAACGTGGTGCGCTACCTCGAGAAGTACGCCGAGTTCCACCAGCTGGAGATCGTGACGGGCGTCGAGGTCTCGCGCATCGAACCCGCCCCGGGCGGCGACGGCTGGCTGCTGCACGCCACCGGCGGGCGTGAGCTGACGGGCAGCGCGGTGGTCGTCGCCACCGGCTACAACCACACGCCCCACATCCCCGACTGGCCCGGCCGCGACAGCTACACCGGCGAGCTCCTGCACGCGGGCGACTACCGCAACCCCGCCCCCTACACCGGCCGCGACGTCCTCGTCGTCGGCATCGGCAACACGGGCGCCGAGATCGCCGTGGACCTGATCGAGGGCGGCGCCTCCCGCGTGCGGCTCTCCGTCCGCACCGCGCCGCACATCGTGCGCCGCTCGACGGCCGGGTGGGCCGCCCAGTTCACGGGCATCGCCGTACGGCGGCTGCCGGTCGGCCTCGTCGACCGCCTCGCGGGACCGATGGCCAAGCTCAGCGTCCCGGACCTGTCCGAGAAGGGGCTGCCCCGCCCCGACACCGGCCTCTACTCGCGCGTCAACGAGGGCTCCATCCCCGTCCAGGACGTCGGCCTCATCGACGCCGTCCGCAAGGGCCGGGTCGAGGTCGTGGCCGCGGTGGACGGCTTCGAGGACGGCAAGGTCGCCCTCGCCGACGGGGACCGGATCGGGCCGGACGTGGTGATCGCCGCGACCGGTTACCAGCGCGCGCTGGAGGGCCTCGTCGGCCACCTCGGCGTACTCGACGAGCGCGGCCGCCCGGTCGTGCACGGCGCCCGCACCCCGAGGAACGCACCAGGCCTCTATTTCAGCGGTTTCACCAACCCCATCTCCGGGATGTTCCGCGAAATGTCGATCGACGCGGAGAAGATCGCGAAGGCCGTCGCCCGCCATGCCCCGACCCGGAAACCGTCCTCGGCCGCGCGCTGA
- a CDS encoding GNAT family N-acetyltransferase, producing MADVHEHYVIQPFPEQHGHGLRLRSWNAESDVDAAAWLRGLSDPEFQRWNTPLRMIRDIDGARESLRARAEAAVDGSGVSFCVTDADTGELLGHIGVNEIDHVMGCARVGYWVLPEARGRQVATRSLLLATRFAFTDLGLHRLELGHALGHDASCHVAERCGFRYEGTLRGAMFEAGRHDAFRDVHLHGRIAADAEPVVP from the coding sequence ATGGCCGACGTCCACGAGCATTACGTCATCCAGCCTTTCCCCGAGCAGCACGGGCACGGGCTTCGGCTGCGTTCCTGGAACGCGGAGTCCGACGTCGATGCGGCGGCGTGGCTGCGTGGGCTGTCCGACCCGGAGTTCCAGCGGTGGAACACGCCGCTGAGGATGATCCGGGACATCGACGGTGCCCGTGAGTCGCTCCGCGCGCGTGCGGAGGCCGCGGTGGACGGGAGCGGGGTGTCCTTCTGCGTCACGGACGCGGACACCGGCGAGCTGCTCGGCCACATCGGCGTCAACGAGATCGACCACGTCATGGGCTGCGCCCGCGTCGGCTACTGGGTCCTCCCCGAGGCCCGCGGCCGCCAGGTGGCCACCCGCTCCCTGCTCCTCGCCACCCGCTTCGCCTTCACCGACCTCGGCCTGCACCGCCTGGAACTGGGCCACGCCCTCGGCCACGACGCGTCCTGCCACGTCGCCGAGCGCTGCGGATTCCGGTACGAGGGGACGCTGCGGGGCGCGATGTTCGAGGCGGGGCGACATGACGCGTTCCGGGATGTGCATCTGCACGGGCGGATCGCGGCGGATGCGGAGCCCGTCGTTCCGTAG
- a CDS encoding nitroreductase/quinone reductase family protein, with protein MAARRVPGVRLVQKVSSTPMFARIAPHLIPALDRVVHRLTRGKVLLSAQMLPGIILTVRGARSGVERRTPLACMPEDSGGAGTTQSAGPVSWILIGSNFGRPDHPAWTANLRAHPDAEISWKGEDIAVTAHLLDGDERAAAWKAAVAFWPPYVTYQERVDREIRLFRIVRR; from the coding sequence ATGGCCGCACGCAGGGTTCCAGGGGTTCGGCTGGTGCAGAAGGTCTCCTCGACCCCGATGTTCGCGCGGATCGCGCCGCATCTCATCCCCGCCCTTGACCGTGTGGTGCACCGGCTGACGCGCGGCAAGGTGCTGCTCAGCGCGCAGATGCTGCCGGGGATCATCCTCACCGTGCGTGGCGCCAGGAGCGGGGTGGAGCGGCGTACGCCGTTGGCGTGTATGCCCGAGGACTCCGGAGGCGCCGGAACCACCCAAAGCGCCGGTCCGGTGAGCTGGATCCTCATCGGCTCCAACTTCGGGCGGCCGGATCACCCTGCCTGGACCGCCAATCTCCGTGCGCATCCGGACGCCGAGATCAGCTGGAAGGGCGAGGACATCGCCGTAACCGCCCATCTCCTCGACGGGGACGAGCGGGCCGCGGCCTGGAAGGCGGCGGTGGCGTTCTGGCCGCCGTACGTCACGTATCAGGAGCGGGTCGACCGGGAGATCCGGCTGTTCCGGATCGTACGGCGCTGA
- a CDS encoding acetyl-CoA acetyltransferase, producing the protein MTPGTPRTSGEGRRKVAVVGVSLSDCGRVEEATPYALHAQAARRALADSGLGREVVDGFASAGLGTLAPIEVAEYLGLRPTWVDSTSVGGSTWEVMAAHAADAIAAGHANAVLLVYGSTARADIKAGRRTGNLSFGARGPLQFEVPYGHTLIAKYAMAARRHMHEYGTTLEQLASVAVQARANAAANPEAMFRTPVTVDEVLSGPMIADPFTKLHCCIRSDGGAAVLLAAEEYVRDCRTAPVWVLGTGEHVSHTTMSEWADFTVSPAAVSGRLAFSRAGVRPDEIDLAEIYDAFTYMTLVTLEDLGFCEKGEGGPFVDTAKGRLLVGGELPVNTDGGGLSAQHPGMRGLFLLVEAVRQLRGEAGERQVRKAGGRLPELAVASGTGGWFCSSGTVVLGRG; encoded by the coding sequence ATGACGCCAGGAACTCCAAGGACTTCCGGTGAGGGCAGACGCAAGGTCGCCGTCGTCGGCGTTTCCCTCTCCGACTGCGGCCGCGTCGAGGAGGCGACCCCGTACGCCCTGCACGCCCAGGCCGCCCGCCGCGCGCTGGCCGACTCGGGGCTCGGACGCGAGGTGGTCGACGGTTTCGCGTCGGCGGGCCTAGGCACGCTGGCGCCCATCGAGGTGGCCGAGTACCTGGGACTGCGCCCCACCTGGGTGGACTCCACCTCCGTCGGCGGCTCCACCTGGGAGGTCATGGCCGCCCACGCGGCCGACGCGATCGCGGCCGGCCACGCGAACGCCGTCCTGCTGGTCTACGGCTCCACCGCCCGCGCCGACATCAAGGCGGGCCGCCGCACCGGCAACCTGTCCTTCGGCGCCCGGGGCCCCCTCCAGTTCGAGGTCCCGTACGGCCACACGCTCATCGCCAAGTACGCGATGGCCGCGCGCCGCCACATGCACGAGTACGGCACGACGCTGGAGCAGCTCGCCTCGGTCGCCGTGCAGGCCCGCGCGAACGCGGCGGCGAACCCGGAGGCGATGTTCCGCACCCCGGTCACCGTCGACGAGGTCCTGTCGGGCCCGATGATCGCCGACCCCTTCACCAAGCTCCACTGCTGTATCCGCTCCGACGGCGGCGCGGCGGTCCTGCTGGCGGCCGAGGAGTACGTACGGGACTGCCGTACCGCTCCCGTCTGGGTCCTCGGCACCGGCGAGCACGTCTCGCACACCACCATGTCCGAGTGGGCGGACTTCACCGTCTCCCCGGCGGCGGTGAGCGGCCGCCTCGCCTTCTCCCGCGCCGGGGTCCGCCCGGACGAGATCGACCTGGCCGAGATCTACGACGCCTTCACGTACATGACGCTCGTGACGCTGGAGGACCTCGGCTTCTGCGAGAAGGGCGAGGGGGGCCCGTTCGTGGACACCGCGAAGGGCCGCTTGCTGGTGGGCGGGGAGCTGCCGGTCAACACGGACGGGGGCGGGCTGTCGGCCCAACACCCCGGGATGCGGGGGCTGTTCCTCCTGGTGGAGGCCGTACGCCAGTTGCGCGGAGAGGCCGGGGAACGCCAGGTACGGAAGGCCGGCGGGCGCCTTCCGGAGCTGGCCGTCGCCTCCGGGACGGGCGGCTGGTTCTGCTCTTCGGGGACGGTGGTGCTGGGGCGGGGGTGA
- a CDS encoding TetR family transcriptional regulator, with protein sequence MTGQVRTVDGRVAGRRGQATRQKLLDCLSEMLSSSPYRDVKVIDVARKAGTSPATFYQYFPDVEGAVLEIAEQMAAEGAELTQLLDGRSWVGKAGWQTAQELVDGFLEFWRRNDAILRVVDLGAAEGDKRFYKIRMKILNSVNNSLTDTVTELQSKGKVDKDVNPAAMAGSLVAMLAAVASHQKGFQSWGVKQAELKPNLALLVHLGVTGKKPTK encoded by the coding sequence ATGACAGGACAAGTGCGTACCGTCGACGGCCGCGTGGCCGGGCGGCGTGGGCAGGCGACCCGGCAGAAGCTGCTGGACTGCCTCAGCGAGATGCTCAGCTCCTCGCCCTACCGTGACGTCAAAGTCATTGATGTCGCCCGTAAGGCGGGCACTTCACCCGCGACCTTCTACCAGTACTTCCCGGACGTCGAAGGCGCCGTCCTGGAGATCGCCGAGCAAATGGCCGCGGAGGGCGCCGAGTTGACCCAACTGCTCGACGGGCGTTCCTGGGTCGGCAAGGCCGGCTGGCAGACCGCACAGGAACTCGTCGACGGCTTCCTGGAGTTCTGGCGACGCAACGACGCGATCCTCAGGGTCGTCGATCTGGGCGCCGCCGAGGGCGACAAGCGGTTCTACAAGATCCGCATGAAGATCCTCAACTCCGTGAACAACTCCCTTACGGACACGGTCACCGAACTCCAGTCCAAGGGCAAGGTCGACAAGGACGTGAACCCGGCGGCGATGGCCGGTTCCCTTGTCGCCATGCTCGCGGCGGTGGCCTCGCACCAGAAGGGCTTCCAGTCGTGGGGCGTCAAGCAGGCTGAACTCAAGCCGAATCTTGCGCTGTTGGTACACCTCGGCGTGACGGGCAAGAAGCCGACGAAGTAG
- a CDS encoding pyridoxamine 5'-phosphate oxidase family protein: MALPRKEREAFLAEPHVAAFAVDAGAGRAPLTVPIWYQYEPDGTVWIMTALDSRKNELIEAAGRFSLMVDRLEPTIRYVSVEGPVVGTAPATREQLHEISARYLPADKVDAYVDSAWKEHGAQVVVRMRPERWVSSDLGSL; encoded by the coding sequence ATGGCCCTGCCCCGCAAGGAGCGCGAAGCCTTTCTCGCCGAGCCGCACGTCGCCGCGTTCGCGGTCGACGCGGGGGCGGGTAGGGCCCCGCTGACCGTGCCGATCTGGTACCAGTACGAGCCGGACGGCACCGTCTGGATCATGACCGCGCTCGACTCCCGCAAGAACGAGCTGATCGAGGCTGCGGGCCGGTTCTCCCTCATGGTCGACCGGCTGGAACCCACCATCCGGTACGTGTCGGTCGAGGGGCCGGTCGTCGGCACGGCCCCCGCCACCCGCGAGCAGCTCCATGAGATCTCGGCCCGCTACCTCCCGGCCGACAAGGTCGATGCCTACGTCGACTCCGCCTGGAAGGAGCACGGCGCACAGGTGGTCGTCCGCATGCGCCCCGAGCGCTGGGTCTCCTCCGACCTCGGCTCGCTCTGA
- a CDS encoding VOC family protein, producing the protein MAESAALPEGPAAFPEGVPCWVDAQLPDVAAGKRFYGELFGWTFEGGHHPDEPEARAVGAVRAHRDGVPVAALVPKRDGRMPTVWTVYFATPDATALAARITAEGGQVITAPMPVRDFGTRALAADPEGAVFGLWQADTHPGFGKRHEPGTFCWAELYARDMAAVDQFYGTLFLEALFGADASPDFGRAPVTDVFPAEMPPHFLVHFGVEDCDAVLGTVNRLGGRVQVTPFDTSYGRVAVVTDNQGASFAVLQRS; encoded by the coding sequence ATGGCCGAATCCGCCGCTTTGCCCGAGGGTCCCGCCGCCTTCCCCGAAGGCGTCCCCTGCTGGGTCGATGCGCAGCTCCCCGACGTCGCGGCGGGCAAGCGCTTCTACGGCGAGCTGTTCGGGTGGACCTTCGAAGGCGGGCATCACCCGGACGAACCCGAGGCTCGGGCAGTGGGAGCCGTGCGGGCGCACCGTGACGGTGTGCCCGTCGCCGCCCTCGTACCCAAGCGGGACGGCCGGATGCCCACCGTATGGACCGTGTACTTCGCGACGCCGGACGCCACCGCGCTCGCCGCCCGGATCACGGCGGAGGGCGGCCAGGTGATCACCGCGCCGATGCCGGTGCGCGACTTCGGCACGAGGGCCCTCGCGGCCGATCCGGAGGGCGCCGTGTTCGGCCTCTGGCAGGCCGACACCCACCCCGGCTTCGGCAAGCGGCACGAGCCGGGCACCTTCTGCTGGGCCGAGCTGTACGCCCGGGACATGGCGGCCGTCGACCAGTTCTACGGCACCCTCTTCCTGGAGGCGCTCTTCGGCGCCGACGCCTCCCCCGACTTCGGCCGGGCCCCGGTGACCGACGTCTTCCCGGCCGAGATGCCGCCCCACTTCCTCGTCCACTTCGGCGTGGAGGACTGCGACGCCGTACTCGGGACGGTGAACCGGCTCGGCGGCCGCGTCCAGGTGACACCCTTCGACACGTCGTACGGGCGGGTGGCGGTGGTCACGGACAATCAGGGGGCGTCGTTCGCCGTACTTCAGCGGTCCTAG
- a CDS encoding pyridoxal 5'-phosphate synthase, translating to MSADASSEFVRLLRSQRVWDTELPPFDPGAAPDEPLPLFERWFAEAVAAGQTEPHTVSLATADEDGLPDVRTVMLHGADAEGWSFASHATSRKGRQLAARPYAALGFYWPAQGRQIRLRGPVTVAPPEAGQADLHARSTGALAAALVGHQSEVLPSQEELERRSAAAWSQAEREPTTPVPTWTLYHLRPDEAEFFQGDAHRRHVRLNYRRVNGAWVTELLWP from the coding sequence ATGAGTGCCGACGCGTCCTCCGAGTTCGTCCGCCTGCTCCGGTCCCAGCGGGTCTGGGACACCGAGCTGCCCCCCTTCGATCCGGGCGCGGCACCCGACGAGCCGCTGCCGCTGTTCGAGCGATGGTTCGCGGAGGCGGTGGCGGCGGGCCAGACCGAGCCGCACACCGTGTCGCTCGCCACGGCGGACGAGGACGGGCTGCCGGACGTCCGTACGGTGATGCTGCACGGGGCGGACGCCGAGGGCTGGTCCTTCGCGTCCCACGCGACGAGCCGCAAGGGCCGGCAGCTGGCGGCCCGCCCGTACGCGGCCCTCGGCTTCTACTGGCCTGCGCAGGGACGCCAGATCCGCCTCCGCGGACCTGTCACCGTCGCCCCTCCCGAGGCGGGCCAGGCGGACCTGCACGCCCGCTCCACCGGCGCGCTGGCCGCCGCCCTCGTCGGCCACCAGAGCGAAGTCCTGCCGTCGCAGGAGGAGTTGGAGCGCCGCTCGGCCGCGGCCTGGTCACAGGCCGAGCGCGAACCCACCACCCCCGTCCCCACCTGGACCCTCTACCACCTCCGCCCGGACGAGGCGGAGTTCTTCCAGGGAGACGCCCACAGACGCCACGTACGCCTCAACTACCGTCGCGTGAATGGGGCTTGGGTCACGGAGCTGCTGTGGCCGTGA
- a CDS encoding acyl-CoA dehydrogenase family protein: MDARFTAEQEEIRRTLRELLLKRCGPEDLRAAVLTPAGYDPAFWEALARQLGLPGLALPEAYGGVGCSVTELALACEESGRALAPSPLLATAVLGAPLVLALGAEAQRAELLPRLASGELTAALAVPGAVLATALGLVGDNGGDWAGGGRAGGVQARQVDGVWRLYGQAAQVLDGHSAGLLVVAAHTGGFARSRTLLYLVRDGSAGLVRVRQTSLDETRPQARIELRDVEAELLGDENADVAGALAGVGDMAAAVLAAEAVGAADRALERTVEYVRQREQFGRAIGSFQAVKHRLADVYVEVQAARSAAYYAAWAAGTDAATGTGGERVGGLALAQALEALRRAAAEGIQLHGGIGFTWEHDAHLYFKRAAGDESLFGPVHRLRGYAAEVARLFDRKGDGSRAEVTV, from the coding sequence ATGGATGCCCGCTTCACCGCCGAACAGGAAGAGATCCGCCGCACCTTGCGGGAGTTGCTGCTCAAGCGCTGTGGTCCGGAGGACCTGCGGGCGGCCGTGCTGACGCCCGCCGGGTACGACCCCGCGTTCTGGGAGGCGCTCGCGCGACAGCTCGGGCTGCCCGGGCTCGCCCTCCCCGAGGCGTACGGCGGTGTCGGCTGCTCGGTGACCGAACTCGCCCTCGCCTGCGAGGAGTCGGGGCGCGCGCTGGCCCCCTCTCCGCTCCTGGCCACGGCTGTACTCGGGGCCCCGCTGGTGCTGGCCCTGGGCGCCGAGGCCCAGCGCGCCGAGCTGCTGCCCCGCCTCGCCTCCGGCGAGCTGACCGCCGCCCTCGCGGTGCCGGGCGCCGTGCTCGCGACGGCGCTCGGGCTGGTGGGCGACAACGGCGGCGACTGGGCAGGCGGCGGCCGTGCGGGTGGCGTACAGGCGCGCCAGGTCGATGGTGTGTGGCGCCTCTATGGGCAGGCGGCACAGGTGCTCGACGGACATAGTGCGGGGCTCCTTGTGGTGGCTGCGCACACAGGAGGGTTCGCACGGTCGCGGACACTGCTGTATCTCGTACGGGACGGGAGTGCGGGGCTCGTACGGGTGCGGCAGACCTCCCTGGACGAGACGCGGCCCCAGGCGCGGATCGAACTTCGTGATGTGGAGGCCGAGTTGCTCGGTGACGAGAACGCCGATGTGGCCGGCGCGCTCGCCGGCGTAGGGGACATGGCTGCCGCCGTGCTCGCCGCCGAGGCCGTGGGCGCCGCCGACCGGGCACTGGAGAGGACGGTCGAGTACGTGCGGCAACGGGAGCAGTTCGGGCGGGCGATCGGGTCGTTCCAGGCGGTGAAGCACCGGTTGGCGGATGTGTATGTGGAGGTGCAGGCGGCACGGTCGGCGGCGTACTACGCGGCTTGGGCTGCCGGTACGGATGCCGCCACCGGCACCGGTGGTGAGCGGGTCGGCGGGCTCGCGCTCGCGCAGGCCCTGGAGGCGCTGCGCCGTGCGGCGGCCGAGGGGATCCAGCTGCACGGCGGCATCGGGTTCACCTGGGAACACGACGCCCACCTGTACTTCAAGCGCGCGGCGGGCGATGAGTCGCTCTTCGGGCCGGTGCATCGGCTACGGGGGTACGCCGCCGAAGTGGCACGCCTGTTCGACCGTAAGGGTGATGGCAGTCGCGCGGAGGTGACCGTCTGA
- a CDS encoding flavin monoamine oxidase family protein: MARERQLSRRTLLGGAAATGVALTGAAAGTASAATREADVAVVGGGLAGLTAARDLVAAGKTVVVLEARDRVGGRVVNLKLANGGVTEGGGEFIGPTQDRIKALADDLGVATFATYNTGKNVLYKDGKRTPYATDGLLGSVPPVDLAGLANAAALQAMLDDMATKVPVDAPWTAEKAVEWDQQTFETWLKANAIIPSAKFLLDVACTSVFSAKPRELSLLYVLFYIASAGNASNPGTLERLTETANGAQETRFVGGSHQVPVKLAATLGDRVVLNAPVRSITLSGGRYTVTADGVTVSARRVVVALPPPLASRISYDPLLPADRDQLSQRMPMGSVGKAVAVYDTPFWRADGLNGQVVSDTGAVRSTFDNSPQDASYGALMGFIEADEMRAFDSVPADEVKAAVLKDYVTYFGDKAKSPTSFVLQRWDNEGFSRGGPVAYAPPGVLTQYGPALRRPTGGIHWAGTETSTYWNGYMDGAVRSGERVAKEILAAL, from the coding sequence GTGGCCCGTGAAAGACAGCTCTCCCGGCGCACCCTGCTCGGTGGTGCCGCCGCGACCGGCGTCGCCCTGACCGGCGCGGCCGCCGGCACCGCGTCCGCCGCCACCCGCGAAGCCGACGTCGCCGTCGTCGGCGGCGGGCTCGCCGGACTCACCGCCGCCCGCGACCTGGTGGCGGCGGGCAAGACGGTCGTCGTCCTGGAGGCCCGCGACCGCGTCGGCGGCCGGGTCGTCAACCTGAAACTGGCGAACGGCGGTGTCACCGAGGGCGGCGGCGAGTTCATCGGCCCCACCCAGGACCGCATCAAGGCCCTCGCCGACGACCTGGGCGTGGCGACCTTCGCCACGTACAACACCGGCAAGAACGTGCTCTACAAGGACGGCAAGCGCACCCCGTACGCCACCGACGGCCTCCTCGGCTCGGTCCCGCCCGTCGACCTGGCCGGGCTCGCCAACGCCGCCGCCCTGCAGGCCATGCTCGACGACATGGCCACGAAGGTGCCCGTCGACGCACCCTGGACCGCCGAGAAGGCCGTCGAGTGGGACCAGCAGACCTTCGAGACCTGGCTGAAGGCCAACGCCATCATCCCCTCGGCCAAGTTCCTCCTGGACGTCGCCTGCACCTCGGTCTTCTCCGCCAAACCCCGCGAACTCTCCCTCCTCTACGTCCTCTTCTACATCGCCTCCGCGGGCAACGCCTCGAACCCCGGCACCCTGGAACGCCTCACCGAGACCGCGAACGGCGCCCAGGAGACCCGCTTCGTCGGCGGCTCGCACCAGGTCCCGGTGAAGCTCGCCGCCACCCTCGGGGACCGTGTGGTCCTGAACGCGCCCGTCCGCTCCATCACCCTCTCCGGCGGCCGGTACACGGTGACGGCGGACGGAGTGACCGTCAGCGCCCGCCGCGTCGTCGTCGCCCTGCCGCCGCCGCTGGCCTCGCGCATCTCGTACGATCCGCTGCTGCCCGCCGACCGTGACCAGCTCAGCCAGCGGATGCCGATGGGCTCGGTCGGCAAGGCCGTCGCCGTGTACGACACCCCGTTCTGGCGCGCCGACGGCCTCAACGGCCAGGTCGTCAGCGACACCGGCGCCGTCCGCTCCACCTTCGACAACTCACCGCAGGACGCCTCCTACGGCGCCCTGATGGGCTTCATCGAGGCGGACGAGATGCGCGCGTTCGACTCGGTCCCGGCCGACGAGGTCAAGGCGGCCGTACTGAAGGACTACGTCACCTACTTCGGCGACAAGGCCAAGTCCCCCACCTCCTTCGTGCTCCAGCGCTGGGACAACGAGGGCTTCTCCCGCGGCGGCCCGGTCGCCTACGCCCCGCCCGGCGTCCTCACCCAGTACGGCCCCGCCCTCCGCCGCCCCACCGGCGGCATCCACTGGGCCGGCACCGAGACCTCCACCTACTGGAACGGCTACATGGACGGCGCCGTCCGCTCCGGCGAGCGGGTGGCGAAGGAGATCCTGGCGGCGCTCTGA
- a CDS encoding Zn-ribbon domain-containing OB-fold protein: MSDARFDLPEVDAFTRPYWDAAAEGRLLVRRCGGCGRAHHYPREFCPHCWSETVEWERASGRATLYTWSVVHRNDLPPFGERVPYVAAVVDLAEGPRMMTEVVECAEGALRMGMGLEVTFRRAGGACVPVFRPRA, from the coding sequence GTGAGTGACGCGCGCTTCGATCTGCCCGAGGTGGACGCCTTCACGCGGCCGTACTGGGACGCGGCGGCGGAGGGCCGGCTGCTGGTGCGGCGCTGCGGAGGATGCGGGCGGGCCCACCACTACCCCCGGGAGTTCTGCCCGCACTGCTGGAGCGAGACCGTGGAGTGGGAGCGGGCGAGCGGCCGCGCCACGCTCTACACCTGGTCCGTCGTCCACCGCAACGACCTCCCGCCGTTCGGCGAGCGCGTCCCGTACGTCGCCGCCGTCGTCGACCTCGCGGAGGGGCCGCGCATGATGACCGAGGTCGTGGAGTGCGCGGAGGGGGCGCTGCGGATGGGGATGGGGCTTGAGGTGACGTTCCGGCGGGCGGGGGGCGCGTGCGTGCCGGTGTTCCGGCCCCGTGCGTGA